A region of the Cannabis sativa cultivar Pink pepper isolate KNU-18-1 chromosome 3, ASM2916894v1, whole genome shotgun sequence genome:
taccaaagattggtaaacaaaatgttcaaAGACCAGATCGGacaaaatatggaagtgtacgtggatgacatgctcgtcaaatccaggaaggctgGGGGCATATAGATGACTTCgacgaatgcttcaaaatcctcaagaaatacaacatgaaactcaatcccCTAAAGTGCTCCTTCGAATTCAGCTCAGATAAATTTTTGGGCTTTATTGTCAACGCCCGAAGAATTGAAGACAATCCAAAGaaaattcaagccctcctggatatgaaatttccaacaaaaaccAAGGCAGATCAAAGTTTGACTTGCCGGATTGCCGCACTCAGCAAATTTATTTCAAGGtcaacagacaagtgtgtcccattcttcaacatcttgCGAGGAAATAAGCAATTTGAATGGACGGAggaatgtgaaagagcttttcaagagcTAAAAATGAAATTCGCAAAACCTCTTGTCCTCTCAAAACCTTTGGACGGAGAAGAATTAGGAATATACCAGGCTATAACGGAGCATGCTGTAAGTGCCGTACTGATCAAAGAAGACAACAATATTTAGCACCCGGTCTACTACATCAGCAAAAGACTCATCGAAGCTGAAGGCCGGTAcccattgatagaaaagctcACTTGTTGCCTAATCTTAGCAACGAGAAAGCTAAGGCCCTACTTTCAGGCTCACCCTGTACGGGTATACACTGACCAACCACTACGCCAAGTATTGCAAAAACTGGACACCTCTGGATGGTTGCTCAAATGGGCAGTGGAGTTGGGCCAGTATGAAGTTATCTTTCAGCCCCGAACAACGATTAAAGGTCAAGTCTTAGCAAATTTTGTAGTTGAATGCACGGGTAAAGAAGAGAGAACTTCAAAAGTAACCCAGACCCAATACAAGTACGTCAGCCGAGCAATAATGAAAACAAGCCAACTTGGAAgctacatgtggatgggtcaGCTACGGATCAGTTGTCCGGCGTAGGAATCGTCCTTGTCACACCTAGGGCCAACACCTGTACACTGCGGTCAAGTTCTGATTTAAGGCGTCTAATAATGAAGCTGAATATGACGCTCTTATCGCCGACCTAAGACTTGCTCAGGAAACAAAAGCCGGACACATTGAGATCTGCAGTGACTCACAgttggtggtaaatcatgtatctagAGAGTACGAGGCTCGAGGGGAAAAGATGATATCATATccgagcaaaatacatgatctgctagcacaattcaaaagctatgcTCTCAAGCAAATTCCAAGCGAAGAAAACACAACTATCGATGCATTAGCCCGACTTGCGAGCAGCAACATGAATGATAAAGAAAATCTAATCCCCAtccaatttcttgaaaaacCTAGTATCACCAGCACGGAAGAGGTTGATATGATGGATACATCCCCAAACTtgatgacgccaatagcaggCTACCTCAATACTGGAGAACTACCAGATAACAAAAACAAAGCTCAAAAAATAAGGAGAAAGGCTgcatagtatatcattttagaGGGAGTTATGTATAGAAGATGATTCTCGACGCCATTACTCAAGTTTGTCACATAAGAAGAAGTTGGACGATTTTTTTCAGAAGTACACGATCAATTTTGTGGCCACCATGCAGCCAGGCagagtttatctaagaaaattctaaggcagtGTTATTTCTTGCCAACCATGTTTGAAGATTCCACGGCCTACGTCAAGAAATGTgataaatgccagagattttcgaAGATACCTCAAGCACCGCCCAACGAACTaactcagatgcaaagtccttggcctttcgccatttggggaattgacctgatcgAACAGTTACCCAGAGGCAAAGGCAGAGTACTGTACGCAGTTGTTGCAATGGATTATTTTACCAAGTGGAAGGACGTCAAGCCATTAGCAACCATCACGTCCAAAAAAGTGCAAGATTTCATTGTGAAAAACATAATTTTCTGTTCAGATTACCATACgagatagtctcagacaatggcaaACAATTTAACAATCAGTCCTTCACTGATTTCTGTACGAACCATGGGATCATAAAACGTTTCTCAGCAGTTGCACATCCCCAAGCAAATGATCATGTtaaagcagtcaacaagacacTCAAGGACAcctaaagaagaaacttgaagatgcTAAAGGAAACTGGCCGGAGGAACTTcttgaagttctatggtcataccgcaCAACTAAGAAAACAGCGACCGGACAGACTCCATTTTCCATGACATATAGATATGAAGCTATGTTGCCCATAGAACTCGAACCgccatcccacagaagattaACATATAGCCAAGAAGCCAATCATGTACTCCTCgtagaatcacttgatgaactTGAAGAAAAACGAACCGCATCAAACTTAAAACTAATAGCCCACTAGCAAAAAGTAGATCAGTATTTTAACAAACAAGTGAGAGCGTGGAAATTCTTtatgggagatatggtcctaagaagggtatttttgaacaccaaagacagtatgGCAGGTGTGCTCGGACCAAATTGGAAAGGACCATATCAAGCGGTTGAAGTTCTAAATCAGGGGCATACAAATCGAGAAACTATGACGAAAAGATGAAACTTGTTCTAGTACCAaggtattggaatggggaacaCTTCAAAAAATACAACCAGTAAAAGTACGAGGTCGGATGACCAAATCAAGTacgaaataaaaaaaacatttactCTTAAGTGAATGGCTTTCTAGGCGGACAACGCCCAAAGGTTCGGATAAAATTATCAAGTACTCACGTCAGATGACCACCATtgaaagtaagatttttttttctgcaatttgttttgtTTATGCTAAGCTAAAGATCAGATCAGATCAGGATAATAGCTTTGATGTAGGTTACTACTGTAACAGACATTTTTTTCTCGACCAATAAATGAATAGAAAtgtttatttaaattcaaattgagtcgaGTTCATTAGCATGCTACAAATTTACCAtccagtgcgtacaaaaggtttggtcgtaCCCAAAACCCCGAACAGACAAAAAAgaatacttagaaaaaaaaaatgtgaccaagagtcaaaagtctgctcggtcacttaggggcacctatacctataCAAAGCATTTTGTAAAGAACAAAAACAAAACGAACACAATTGCATGATGATTATAAACAAGGGATGAAATTCATTTAATAACAAAAGCATTCAAACCCAGGATTAAAGGCTGTCCGGTCAACCAGTtgttcaaaaaatgaaaaatatattccaagtttaaataccgcttggccggtcatcTTGCCTTAAAAGAAGGCCTATTGGCCAAACAgacataaaaaatatagtaaaaaGAAAGCAATTAAATAGCCAGAGTCCTAGGATCCTTGTACGGGTCAGCTAGATTTGAAGGGGTCGGAGGATCATTGTCATGAGCAGAAGGAGCCTCAACATTCTAATCGGTAGGAGAAGTGGAAGTGGCCGCCTCGAGATCCCCGTAGGCTGCCTGAGCAGCGCAGTATATGAGAAACATGTGTTTGGAAGCGCCCAAGTAATCATAGTTTGCCTTGGGATTGGCCTTCCAAAAGTCATAAAGTTTTCGAGACCAACTGTCTCTAAGGCATTCACCTTCTCCCCGAGCCTCGCCACCTCGGACTTCTGGTTCTCAACCTCAGTCTTGAgttcctcttccttggccttcttCTCATCCTCCAGCCAGCGGAGAAGAGTCCGAAGACCCTCTCTTTCATCTTGGAGACTAGTAACATCCTGAGACAAATCAGCCTCGAGTTGCTCGGTTGATGGCGCCTCCTGCAGATCCTTGGTCAACTCAGCAACTCTGGTCTTAACTGCTAGAAGTTTCTTATTGACCTCACCTAGCTCTATCCGCACGACCCCATGTTGAACCTGCACATCCTCGGCATCCTTCTTGGCCAAGCCCACTTCCGTTCGCATTGTGTTGGAAATGGCAAGGTTTTTAGCAGTAGCTGACTTAGCTCGGGAATAGTGTGACGATAATTATAAACACTACGAAAGTATACGCAGTCAAGTAGTAGCTCAGAGAATTGGATTaactactactaaactatacctataattctatttggcaattcgaaaattattatgatttaaagtaattcacaaaacttaataacacaatttaaagttaagcaagatgagatgatagggaggagaatcctgttgttgtttacccaaatcgttaatgcctaattgctatcctattcttgaagtgaatgacagattataaagtaacctagctcttttcagatcttctaggttgtaaatcacatgttctctaattaattccttaattaaactaacatgaaatcagcattaggtaataatctacttgtcacataagtcatgtgaatactctcgtatcacatagaacatcgattataaaattttagcattctcaattctcacttttttgatttcga
Encoded here:
- the LOC133036195 gene encoding uncharacterized protein LOC133036195; the protein is MKLNPLKCSFEFSSDKFLGFIVNARRIEDNPKKIQALLDMKFPTKTKADQSLTCRIAALSKFISRSTDKCVPFFNILRGNKQFEWTEECERAFQELKMKFAKPLVLSKPLDGEELGIYQAITEHAASNNEAEYDALIADLRLAQETKAGHIEICSDSQLVVNHVSREYEARGEKMISYPSKIHDLLAQFKSYALKQIPSEENTTIDALARLASSNMNDKENLIPIQFLEKPSITSTEEVDMMDTSPNLMTPIAGYLNTGELPDNKNKAQKIRRKAA